The Benincasa hispida cultivar B227 chromosome 11, ASM972705v1, whole genome shotgun sequence genome has a segment encoding these proteins:
- the LOC120090335 gene encoding LOW QUALITY PROTEIN: uncharacterized protein LOC120090335 (The sequence of the model RefSeq protein was modified relative to this genomic sequence to represent the inferred CDS: deleted 1 base in 1 codon) has protein sequence MEDIFVSTLTDYKYYGSIKKRHAVQRGSLTAEDLNLRVTVHYGIPSTASILAFDSIQRLLAIGTLDGRIKVIGGGGIEGLLMSPNQLPYKYLEFLQNEGYLVSISNDNEIQIWNLDSRSIACCLQWKSNITAFSIVGGSHFIYVGDENGLLSVIKFDAEDEKLLLMPYLISATSINDVAGFPFPDNQPPSPVIGVLQHSSIGNSVLIAYANGLFLLWDISRGQVLFVGGGKDLQLSDKLDESSSRVDDNVPIDALDNRLAEKEISALCWTSSNGSILAVGYIDGDILFWKTSITASSRGQQGSASSKNVVRLQLSSSEKRLPVIVLHWSGNSRAPNNCDGQLFIYGGDEIGSEEVLTVLTIEWSPGMEILRCAGHTELKLHGSFADMILLPSLGAAGDGPNEDLFVLTNPGKLHFYDESTLSAIIGKTDGKPPVSPLEFPAMIPTAEPSMTTSKLIKLSNGGSSTKILSGLASRKLSSTAIQGSSAKWPLTGGVPYQLPAMKDDKVERVYLAGYQDGSIRIWDATHPVFSLICHLDAELEGLKVAGLSAPVLKLDFCSATTSLAVGNECGLVRVYDLKGGAGEKNFHFVTESRREVHSLPQGKGPHCRAVFSLLNSPIQALQFAKCGVKLGVGYRSGRIAVLDVSSSSVLFFMDAISNSSSPIITMIWKEHSAATNSPLKSPRHSGAKSAINYAEELLFILTKDAKINVFCGSVGNMISPRPWHLKKESVPISMYVIEGGISVSGSPDEKYTQESFQNPTTKSESNPGSSPAGSNFHEIQHHSSAEETRSTEKFLDSYVLLCCQDSLRLYSVNSIIQGNDKPTRKVKQSKCCWTTTFKMKERGYGLVLLFQSGVIEIRSLPDLELLKESSLQSILMWNFTVNMDKISSSSEQGQIVLANGGEVAFLSLLSDENEFRIPDSLPSLHDKVLAAAADAAFSVSSYQKKNQLPSTGILGNIVKGFKGGKMAPTVDLCTTRESYCAHLQKIFLKPPFSDSSSSALKNTEEVEELTIDDIVIDDEPPPAASTSSEEVKEEKSERQRLFGDGNDDWKPRIRTTEEILTTYKFSGDASLAAAHARNKLLERQEKLEKLSKRTEELRNGAEDFASLANELVKTMEKRKWWHI, from the exons ATGGAAGATATATTCGTTTCAACTTTG ACAGATTATAAGTATTACGGGTCAATTAAGAAACGG CATGCTGTACAGCGCGGTAGTTTGACTGCGGAGGACTTGAATCTCAGAGTCACGGTTCACTATGGCATCCCATCAACAGCATCAATTCTTGCTTTCGACTCCATTCAGCGGCTACTGGCTATCGGAACACT GGATGGAAGAATAAAAGTTATTGGTGGAGGTGGTATTGAAGGGCTTCTTATGTCCCCAAACCAATTGCCTTACAAGTACTTAGAG TTTCTACAGAATGAAGGTTATTTAGTTAGTATCTCCAATGACAACGAAATTCAG ATCTGGAATCTTGACAGCAGGTCTATAGCATGCTGTTTACAgtggaaatcaaatataactGCATTTTCCATCGTTGGTGGCTCCCACTTCAT TTATGTCGGGGATGAGAATGGTTTGTTGTCAGTTATCAAGTTTGATGCTGAAGATGAAAAACTTCTGCTCATGCCATACCTTATTTCTGCAACTTCTATCAATG ATGTTGCAGGATTTCCATTTCCTGACAATCAGCCGCCCTCACCTGTCATTGGAGTTCTTCAACATTCCTCTATTGGGAATAG CGTGTTGATAGCATATGCAAATGGCTTGTTTTTACTTTGGGACATCTCAAGAGGTCAAGTTCTTTTTGTTGGAGGCGGCAAGGACCTGCAGTTGAGTGATAAACTTGATGAATCGTCAAGCAGAGTGGATGATAACGTTCCAATTGATGCTTTAGATAATAGGTTAGCAGAGAAAGAGATTAGTGCTCTCTGTTGGACATCCTCCAACGGATCAATTCTTGCTGTGGGATATATAGATGGAGATATCTTATTCTGGAAAACATCAATTACTGCTTCTAGCAGAGGTCAACAAGGTTCGGCATCATCTAAAAACGTTGTTAGGTTACAATTGTCATCTTCAGAGAAAAGACTTCCAGTTATTGTCTTGCATTGGTCTGGAAACAGTAGAGCACCTAACAATTGTGATGGGCAGTTATTCATCTATGGTGGTGATGAGATTGGATCTGAGGAAGTTTTAACG GTTTTAACCATTGAGTGGTCACCTGGAATGGAGATTTTGAGATGTGCTGGTCATACAGAGCTCAAACTTCATGGCTCTTTTGCAGATATGATATTGTTGCCAAGTCTCGGTGCTGCTGGGGATGGTCCCAATGAAGATCTTTTTGTGCTTACAAACCCAGGGAAACTGCACTTTTACGACGAAAGTACACTGTCTGCAATAATTGGTAAGACAGACGGCAAACCACCTGTCTCTCCTTTGGAGTTTCCTGCAATGATACCTACAGCAGAACCATCCATGACCACATCAAAGCTTATTAAGTTGTCAAATGGGGGATCCTCGACAAAGATTTTATCCGGG CTAGCGTCAAGGAAGCTTAGTTCAACAGCAATACAAGGTAGTAGTGCAAAGTGGCCGTTGACTGGAGGAGTGCCCTATCAGTTGCCCGCAATGAAAGATGATAAGGTGGAGAGGGTATACCTAGCAGGTTATCAAGATGGTTCTATACGCATTTGGGATGCAACCCATCCTGTATTTTCTCTTATATGCCATTTAGATGCCGAG TTGGAAGGCCTAAAGGTTGCTGGTTTAAGTGCTCCTGTATTAAAATTGGACTTCTGCAGTGCCACTACTTCTTTAGCTGTTGGCAATGAATGTGGTCTG GTGCGGGTTTATGACCTTAAAGGCGGTGCTGGTGAGAAGAACTTTCACTTTGTAACCGAATCTAGACGTGAAG TTCACAGTCTGCCTCAAGGCAAAGGACCTCATTGTAGAGCTGTCTTTTCACTCCTGAATTCTCCAATTCAGGCATTGCAGTTTGCTAAATGTGGAGTTAAACTTGGTGTGGGGTATCGAAGTGGTCGT ATTGCAGTGCTCGACGTTTCTTCATCATCAGTTTTATTCTTTATGGATGCCATATCTAACTCAAGCTCTCCCATTATTACAATGATTTGGAAAGAACATTCTGCTGCAACTAATAGCCCTTTAAAGAGCCCCAGACACTCGGGAGCTAAATCTGCAATCAATTATGCTGAAGAACTACTGTTTATCTTAACCAAGGATGCAAAGATCAATGTTTTTTGTGGTAGTGTGGGAAACATGATCAGCCCTCGGCCGTGGCACTTGAAAAAGGAATCTGTCCCGATTTCAATGTATGTTATAG AGGGTGGTATCTCTGTATCTGGATCTCCTGATGAAAAGTATACCCAGGAGTCTTTCCAAAATCCTACTACCAAAAGTGAATCCAATCCAGGCAGTAGTCCTGCTGGATCAAATTTTCATGAAATCCAACATCATTCTTCTGCAGAAGAAACACGCTCCACTGAGAAGTTCCTTGATTCATATGTTCTACTCTGCTGTCAAGATTCACTGCGCTTATACTCGGTCAACTCTATAATTCAG GGAAATGATAAACCTACTCGTAAAGTGAAACAGTCAaaatgttgttggactactacttttaaaatgaaagaaagaggTTATGGATTAGTATTGTTGTTTCAGTCTGGTGTTATTGAAATAAG ATCTTTGCCAGATTTAGAGTTGCTGAAAGAAAGCTCTCTTCAATCAATCCTAATGTGGAATTTTACGGTAAACATGGACAAGATTTCAAGTTCTTCTGAACAAGGGCAGATCGTGCTG GCCAATGGGGGCGAGGTAGCTTTCCTCTCTCTGTTATCTGATGAAAATGAGTTCAG GATTCCTGACTCCTTGCCTAGTCTCCATGATAAAGTTCTTGCTGCTGCCGCAGACGCTGCTTTTAGTGTTTCATCCTATCAGAAGAAAAATCAG CTTCCATCAACGGGGATATTAGGTAACATTGTCAAAGGCTTTAAAGGCGGGAAAATGGCACCTACCGTAGATCTTTGTACTACCCGTGAATCTTATTGTGCCCATTTGCAGAAAATATTTCTGAAGCCTCCGTTCTCTGATTCATCATCCTCAGCTCTTAAGAATACCGAGGAAGTTGAGGAACTCACAATAG ATGATATTGTAATAGACGACGAACCGCCACCAGCAGCATCTACTTCATCCGAGGAGGTTAAAG AAGAGAAGAGTGAAAGGCAAAGATTGTTTGGAGATGGGAATGATGATTGGAAGCCTAGAATTAGAACAACTGAAGAGATCTTAACTACATACAAATTTTCTGGG GATGCTTCTTTGGCTGCTGCACATGCAAGAAACAAACTCTTGGAGAGGCAAGAAAAACTCGAG AAACTGAGTAAGCGAACAGAAGAATTGCGAAATGGAGCAGAAGACTTTGCTTCATTGGCAAATGAACTTGTGAAGACAATGGAAAAGAGGAAATGGTGGCATATATGA
- the LOC120090333 gene encoding selT-like protein has translation MDRTQIVLLGLPIFLLFTDIVNLFTPPPPKPAVNHPPPRVHYQPKSQSVIQEPLEFPTEKRSVIGGIGQGSVININFCVSCSYRGTAIAMKNMLESSFPGVEVILANYPPPFPKRLLSKVVPVVQFGIIGTIMAGEHIFPRLGMAPPPWYYSLRANRFGSIASTWLFGNFIQSFLQSSGAFEVYCNGEMVFSKLKEQRFPGEIELRDLIGRKVSGSRFVDNSGGVWS, from the exons ATGGATCGAACTCAGATAGTTCTGTTAGGGCTGCCGATCTTCTTGCTTTTTACTGATATTGTGAATCTTTTCACTCCTCCGCCTCCGAAGCCTGCTGTCAATCATCCTCCACCTCGAGTTCACTACCAGCCTAAATCTCAATCAGTCATCCAGGAACCGCTTGAATTTCCTACGGAG AAACGGAGCGTAATTGGAGGAATTGGCCAGGGTAGCGTTATTAATATCAATTTCTGTGTTTCTTGTTCTTACAG AGGCACTGCAATTGCCATGAAAAATATGCTGGAGTCGTCATTTCCTGGAGTTGAAGTTATTTTGGCAAATTACCCTCCACCATTCCCAAAGCGCCTTCTTAGTAAAGTAGTACCCGTAGTTCAATTTGGAATTATTGGAACAATAATGGCGGGGGAGCATATTTTTCCTAGGTTGGGGATGGCACCACCACCTTGGTACTATTCTTTGCGTGCTAATAGGTTTGGAAGCATTGCAAGCACTTGGCTATTCGGAAATTTTATTCAATCATTCTTACAAAGTTCCGGAGCTTTCGAAGTATATTGCAACGGTGAAATG GTCTTTTCTAAGTTGAAGGAGCAGAGATTTCCGGGCGAGATTGAGTTGAGAGATCTTATTGGAAGGAAAGTTTCTGGGTCGAGATTTGTTGACAACTCTGGAGGAGTTTGGTCATAG
- the LOC120091377 gene encoding uncharacterized protein LOC120091377, protein MPNSGDPNPGCFSGMLRRLLCTGNLPTHPSEALNESQFDIPKAEAKLVARAAESGPGVVARLMGLSSLPDANWVPNHRARPGAVSRSKSVNFADYLLDFDSNQAHHRRIRTSASFREVPPLNPHNHFFVLYAKDYFDSYGIDSNLKKPETQRLEEGKQSNEQSSNDLKKTKKKKKENARNDIKISKLKDEPRRVNRKKFTESKKCSMGKDSVSVLPSCKYKYKQSIPKNDGVVTRKKPTKPKKAAIGTELDKKKKNNVRHVGQKPDIEPDPENSSPVSVLDVGRIDFSDEMQIGVNNRDYDYGELVERICRLAEKDIRDAKWTAKIKNVDESEALEELCMEIERHVVDVLLVHTLDELVYLL, encoded by the exons ATGCCGAACTCCGGCGACCCCAATCCCGGCTGCTTTTCCGGCATGTTGCGGCGGCTTCTTTGCACTGGCAACCTTCCCACTCACCCATCTGAAGCTCTAAACGAATCACAGTTTGACATACCAAAAGCAGAGGCTAAACTTGTGGCTCGAGCGGCCGAGTCCGGGCCGGGCGTGGTGGCTCGGCTGATGGGCTTGAGTTCGCTTCCAGACGCCAATTGGGTCCCGAACCATCGAGCCAGACCAGGTGCGGTCTCGCGGAGTAAGTCCGTGAATTTCGCTGATTATTTGCTCGATTTCGACTCGAACCAAGCCCACCACCGCCGAATCCGAACCTCCGCTTCGTTTCGTGAGGTCCCACCATTGAACCCACACAACCATTTCTTTGTTCTTTACGCTAAGGATTATTTCGACAGCTACGGAATTGATTCCAATTTGAAGAAACCCGAAACGCAGCGTCTTGAGGAAGGGAAACAGAGTAATGAACAGAGTAGTAATGATttgaagaagacgaagaagaagaagaaggaaaatgcgAGGAATGATATCAAGATTTCGAAGCTTAAAGACGAGCCAAGAAGGGTAAATAGAAAGAAATTCACCGAGAGTAAAAAATGCAGCATGGGTAAAGATTCGGTCTCTGTTTTACCTTCGTGTAAATACAAATACAAACAGAGTATCCCCAAAAATGACGGTGTTGTGACTCGGAAGAAGCCCACAAAGCCAAAGAAAGCCGCCATTGGAACGGAGCtcgacaagaagaagaagaataacgTTCGTCATGTCGGGCAGAAACCCGACATCGAACCCGACCCGGAAAATTCCAGTCCAGTTTCGGTTCTTGATGTCGGCAGAATCGATTTCTCAG ATGAGATGCAAATTGGTGTGAATAACAGAGATTACGATTATGGTGAATTGGTGGAAAGGATATGCAGATTGGCAGAGAAAGATATAAGAGATGCAAAATGGACGGCTAAGATTAAGAATGTGGATGAATCTGAAGCGTTGGAAGAATTATGCATGGAGATTGAACGACATGTTGTCGATGTATTGTTGGTTCATACTCTAGATGAGTTAGTGTACTTGTTGTAG